A genomic segment from Salvelinus alpinus chromosome 8, SLU_Salpinus.1, whole genome shotgun sequence encodes:
- the nme6 gene encoding nucleoside diphosphate kinase 6 isoform X1 — protein MLINKLLRFKGMLTSHRCAKALQLTLAVIKPDAVAHPVILEDIPTGQTLPTGQTLPNPDDAMPIVRRPTDLPVAAGCDRAWARTQPSLGANPETLVAQLALRCSALDHCATREALHQRILENNFIIVRSKDLVWRRQDSEKFYSEHAGRFFYQRLVEFMSSGPMRAYVLAREDAITHWRELMGPTKVFRARYTSPLTIRAQYGLTDTRNTTHGSDSVESAEREISFFFPDFSQETWMEREELGFRKGRMEYNQKKQIHTLPVHS, from the exons ATGTTAATTAATAAGCTATTAAGATTCAAAG GCATGTTAACCTCACATCGCTGTGCGAAAGCACTGCAGCTCACCCTCGCGGTGATCAAGCCTGATGCAGTGGCGCATCCTGTCATCTTGGAG gatatccctaccggccaaaccctccctaccggccaaaccctccctaacccggacgacgctatgccaattgtgcgtcgccccacggatctcccggttgcggccggctgcgacagagcctgggcgcgaacccagcccagcctgggcgcgaacccagagactctggtggcgcagctagcactgcgatgcagtgccctagaccactgcgccacccgggag GCCCTTCACCAGAGAATCCTAGAGAACAACTTCATCATTGTCAGGTCCAAAGACCTGGTGTGGAGGAGACAGGACTCTGAGAAGTTCTACTCTGAACATGCAG GACGGTTCTTCTACCAAAGACTGGTTGAGTTCATGTCCAG TGGTCCGATGCGGGCGTACGTCCTGGCTAGAGAGGACGCCATAACCCACTGGAGAGAACTGATGGGTCCTACCAAGGTGTTCAGGGCACGCTATACCTCTCCCTTAACCATCAGAGCCCAGTACGGACTCACTGACACCAGGAATACCACACACGGCTCTG ATTCGGTGGAatcggcagagagagagatcagtttcTTCTTCCCAGACTTCAGTCAGGAGACGTGGATGGAGCGAGAGGAGCTGGGGTTCAGGAAGGGACGCATGGAGTACAACCAGAAGAAACAGATACACACGTTACCAGTTCACAGCTAA
- the nme6 gene encoding nucleoside diphosphate kinase 6 isoform X3, whose translation MLINKLLRFKGMLTSHRCAKALQLTLAVIKPDAVAHPVILEALHQRILENNFIIVRSKDLVWRRQDSEKFYSEHAGRFFYQRLVEFMSSGPMRAYVLAREDAITHWRELMGPTKVFRARYTSPLTIRAQYGLTDTRNTTHGSDSVESAEREISFFFPDFSQETWMEREELGFRKGRMEYNQKKQIHTLPVHS comes from the exons ATGTTAATTAATAAGCTATTAAGATTCAAAG GCATGTTAACCTCACATCGCTGTGCGAAAGCACTGCAGCTCACCCTCGCGGTGATCAAGCCTGATGCAGTGGCGCATCCTGTCATCTTGGAG GCCCTTCACCAGAGAATCCTAGAGAACAACTTCATCATTGTCAGGTCCAAAGACCTGGTGTGGAGGAGACAGGACTCTGAGAAGTTCTACTCTGAACATGCAG GACGGTTCTTCTACCAAAGACTGGTTGAGTTCATGTCCAG TGGTCCGATGCGGGCGTACGTCCTGGCTAGAGAGGACGCCATAACCCACTGGAGAGAACTGATGGGTCCTACCAAGGTGTTCAGGGCACGCTATACCTCTCCCTTAACCATCAGAGCCCAGTACGGACTCACTGACACCAGGAATACCACACACGGCTCTG ATTCGGTGGAatcggcagagagagagatcagtttcTTCTTCCCAGACTTCAGTCAGGAGACGTGGATGGAGCGAGAGGAGCTGGGGTTCAGGAAGGGACGCATGGAGTACAACCAGAAGAAACAGATACACACGTTACCAGTTCACAGCTAA
- the nme6 gene encoding nucleoside diphosphate kinase 6 isoform X4: MLTSHRCAKALQLTLAVIKPDAVAHPVILEALHQRILENNFIIVRSKDLVWRRQDSEKFYSEHAGRFFYQRLVEFMSSGPMRAYVLAREDAITHWRELMGPTKVFRARYTSPLTIRAQYGLTDTRNTTHGSDSVESAEREISFFFPDFSQETWMEREELGFRKGRMEYNQKKQIHTLPVHS, translated from the exons ATGTTAACCTCACATCGCTGTGCGAAAGCACTGCAGCTCACCCTCGCGGTGATCAAGCCTGATGCAGTGGCGCATCCTGTCATCTTGGAG GCCCTTCACCAGAGAATCCTAGAGAACAACTTCATCATTGTCAGGTCCAAAGACCTGGTGTGGAGGAGACAGGACTCTGAGAAGTTCTACTCTGAACATGCAG GACGGTTCTTCTACCAAAGACTGGTTGAGTTCATGTCCAG TGGTCCGATGCGGGCGTACGTCCTGGCTAGAGAGGACGCCATAACCCACTGGAGAGAACTGATGGGTCCTACCAAGGTGTTCAGGGCACGCTATACCTCTCCCTTAACCATCAGAGCCCAGTACGGACTCACTGACACCAGGAATACCACACACGGCTCTG ATTCGGTGGAatcggcagagagagagatcagtttcTTCTTCCCAGACTTCAGTCAGGAGACGTGGATGGAGCGAGAGGAGCTGGGGTTCAGGAAGGGACGCATGGAGTACAACCAGAAGAAACAGATACACACGTTACCAGTTCACAGCTAA
- the nme6 gene encoding nucleoside diphosphate kinase 6 isoform X2, protein MLTSHRCAKALQLTLAVIKPDAVAHPVILEDIPTGQTLPTGQTLPNPDDAMPIVRRPTDLPVAAGCDRAWARTQPSLGANPETLVAQLALRCSALDHCATREALHQRILENNFIIVRSKDLVWRRQDSEKFYSEHAGRFFYQRLVEFMSSGPMRAYVLAREDAITHWRELMGPTKVFRARYTSPLTIRAQYGLTDTRNTTHGSDSVESAEREISFFFPDFSQETWMEREELGFRKGRMEYNQKKQIHTLPVHS, encoded by the exons ATGTTAACCTCACATCGCTGTGCGAAAGCACTGCAGCTCACCCTCGCGGTGATCAAGCCTGATGCAGTGGCGCATCCTGTCATCTTGGAG gatatccctaccggccaaaccctccctaccggccaaaccctccctaacccggacgacgctatgccaattgtgcgtcgccccacggatctcccggttgcggccggctgcgacagagcctgggcgcgaacccagcccagcctgggcgcgaacccagagactctggtggcgcagctagcactgcgatgcagtgccctagaccactgcgccacccgggag GCCCTTCACCAGAGAATCCTAGAGAACAACTTCATCATTGTCAGGTCCAAAGACCTGGTGTGGAGGAGACAGGACTCTGAGAAGTTCTACTCTGAACATGCAG GACGGTTCTTCTACCAAAGACTGGTTGAGTTCATGTCCAG TGGTCCGATGCGGGCGTACGTCCTGGCTAGAGAGGACGCCATAACCCACTGGAGAGAACTGATGGGTCCTACCAAGGTGTTCAGGGCACGCTATACCTCTCCCTTAACCATCAGAGCCCAGTACGGACTCACTGACACCAGGAATACCACACACGGCTCTG ATTCGGTGGAatcggcagagagagagatcagtttcTTCTTCCCAGACTTCAGTCAGGAGACGTGGATGGAGCGAGAGGAGCTGGGGTTCAGGAAGGGACGCATGGAGTACAACCAGAAGAAACAGATACACACGTTACCAGTTCACAGCTAA